From Chryseobacterium sp. H1D6B, a single genomic window includes:
- the thiE gene encoding thiamine phosphate synthase, with amino-acid sequence MNPFPYQLYLVISEADCKGRNFLKVAELAILGGVDIIQLREKNSSSAAFLKKARKLIEITDKYDIPLIINDNIDVAGQADTAGIHVGNSDADPVYLRQLPLIENKIIGYSIEYLSQLQNEQTAVSDYLGISPVFRTDTKKDTVTEWGLEGISKIRQLTDKPLMAIGNIHLQNAKEVINAGADCIAVVSAICSADDPQKAAYELKNEILK; translated from the coding sequence ATGAATCCTTTCCCCTACCAGCTGTATTTAGTGATATCCGAAGCAGATTGTAAAGGGAGAAATTTCCTTAAAGTTGCTGAGCTTGCTATCCTTGGCGGTGTAGATATCATTCAGCTTAGAGAAAAAAATAGTTCTTCAGCGGCGTTTCTAAAAAAAGCCCGAAAGCTTATAGAAATAACTGATAAATATGATATTCCACTAATTATCAATGATAATATTGATGTTGCCGGACAGGCAGATACAGCAGGTATTCATGTCGGAAATAGTGACGCTGATCCTGTTTATTTAAGGCAGCTGCCTCTGATTGAGAACAAAATCATCGGTTATTCGATTGAATATCTGTCCCAGCTTCAAAATGAACAGACTGCCGTATCCGATTATCTCGGCATAAGTCCCGTCTTCAGAACTGATACCAAAAAAGATACAGTAACAGAATGGGGACTTGAAGGCATCAGCAAAATCAGACAGCTCACTGATAAACCATTAATGGCAATAGGAAATATTCACCTGCAAAATGCTAAGGAAGTAATTAATGCCGGCGCAGACTGTATCGCAGTAGTTTCGGCAATATGCAGTGCAGATGATCCTCAAAAAGCAGCTTATGAATTAAAAAACGAAATCTTAAAATGA
- the thiM gene encoding hydroxyethylthiazole kinase, with amino-acid sequence MEKTLWEHVQLVKQHSPLVHNITNYVVMNNTANALLAAGASPIMAHAQSEIKEMVNIAHSVVINIGTLDEYWSESMLLAAETAHLMEKPWVLDPVGAGATSFRDSVLNQLLQSKPTVIRGNASEIIALAKANQTSTKGADSTASSIEALEAARSITAQHDTIVCISGETDIIIDKNQTIFIKNGHPLMTKVTGLGCSATALIGAFIGCVENKTEAVAAAMALIGIAGELAVQGSKGPGSLQVNLIDKLYNMTEAEFTSSLKIEKQ; translated from the coding sequence ATGGAAAAAACTCTTTGGGAACACGTACAGCTTGTAAAACAACACTCTCCCCTCGTTCATAATATTACCAATTATGTGGTAATGAATAATACGGCTAATGCTCTTCTTGCTGCCGGCGCATCTCCTATTATGGCACACGCCCAGTCCGAAATTAAGGAAATGGTGAATATTGCCCATTCTGTGGTCATTAACATTGGTACTCTTGATGAGTATTGGTCTGAATCTATGCTTTTAGCTGCTGAAACGGCCCACTTGATGGAAAAGCCCTGGGTTTTAGATCCTGTAGGTGCGGGTGCCACTTCTTTTCGGGATTCAGTTTTAAATCAATTGCTGCAGTCTAAACCTACTGTCATCAGAGGAAATGCTTCTGAAATTATTGCCTTGGCGAAAGCTAATCAAACATCAACTAAAGGAGCCGACAGTACAGCATCGAGCATCGAAGCACTAGAGGCGGCCAGAAGTATTACGGCACAGCATGATACTATCGTCTGCATCTCTGGAGAAACGGATATCATTATAGACAAAAACCAGACTATTTTCATTAAAAACGGGCACCCGTTAATGACTAAAGTGACAGGACTAGGATGCTCTGCCACTGCTTTAATCGGTGCATTTATAGGCTGTGTAGAAAATAAAACTGAAGCGGTGGCTGCTGCCATGGCATTAATCGGTATTGCAGGTGAACTAGCCGTTCAAGGAAGTAAAGGGCCTGGAAGCCTGCAGGTCAATTTAATTGATAAACTATACAATATGACTGAAGCGGAATTTACCAGCAGTTTAAAAATTGAAAAACAATGA
- a CDS encoding DUF3037 domain-containing protein, translating to MQEDKIYEYAVIRLVPKVEREEFFNIGLVMFSKKEKFIRMKFYLCPDKFRLMHSKLDYDDIVQNLESFQKIAEGKKEGGPIAQLEIPERFRWLTAVRSSVVQTSRPHPGKSKDLEKTFNKLFEELVK from the coding sequence ATGCAAGAGGATAAGATATACGAATATGCCGTAATACGTCTGGTACCAAAAGTTGAAAGAGAAGAATTTTTCAACATCGGACTGGTGATGTTTTCAAAAAAGGAAAAATTCATCCGCATGAAATTTTATTTATGCCCGGATAAATTCAGGTTAATGCACAGTAAGCTGGATTACGACGATATTGTTCAAAATTTAGAAAGCTTTCAAAAAATTGCAGAGGGTAAAAAAGAAGGCGGGCCAATCGCTCAATTAGAAATCCCTGAGCGTTTCCGCTGGCTGACAGCCGTGAGAAGTTCTGTTGTACAGACTTCAAGACCTCATCCTGGAAAATCTAAGGATCTGGAGAAAACTTTTAATAAACTTTTTGAAGAGCTTGTAAAATAG
- a CDS encoding HipA family kinase: protein MLDLRTVTVMRYILPLREGGSLPALAEADDDFKYVLKFRGAGHGVKMLISELLGGKITEVLGLKIPELVFVHLDADFGRTEADEEIQDLLKFSEGLNLGLHYLSGSITYDPGVVIDPLLASKIVWLDAFITNIDRTYKNTNLLMWHKELWVIDNGASFYFHHSWQHFDTAAKTPFKYVKDHVLLPKAKMLDEADKFAHEVLNDDIFREIVNLIPEDWLHWNDADETPEEIREVYFQFMKTRLENSQIFVNEAKNARG from the coding sequence ATGTTGGATTTAAGAACGGTCACCGTAATGCGTTATATTCTGCCGCTTCGAGAAGGAGGTTCGCTCCCGGCTCTGGCAGAAGCTGATGATGATTTTAAATATGTCTTGAAATTCCGTGGTGCAGGACATGGCGTAAAAATGCTGATTTCTGAGCTTTTAGGAGGAAAAATAACAGAAGTTTTAGGATTGAAAATTCCCGAATTGGTTTTTGTACATCTTGATGCTGATTTTGGAAGAACTGAAGCGGATGAAGAAATTCAGGACTTATTAAAATTTTCAGAGGGGCTGAATTTAGGCCTGCATTACCTTTCCGGTTCTATTACATATGATCCGGGAGTTGTTATTGATCCTTTGTTAGCTTCAAAAATTGTCTGGCTGGATGCCTTTATTACCAATATAGACCGTACTTATAAGAATACAAATCTTTTGATGTGGCATAAAGAGCTTTGGGTGATCGATAATGGCGCTTCTTTTTATTTCCATCATTCATGGCAGCATTTTGATACAGCGGCAAAGACTCCTTTTAAATATGTAAAAGACCATGTTTTACTTCCAAAAGCTAAAATGCTGGATGAGGCTGATAAGTTTGCCCACGAGGTCTTAAATGATGATATTTTCAGAGAAATCGTTAATTTAATTCCTGAAGACTGGTTACATTGGAATGATGCCGATGAAACACCTGAAGAAATCCGTGAAGTGTATTTTCAATTTATGAAAACACGATTAGAAAACTCCCAAATCTTTGTAAACGAAGCGAAAAATGCAAGAGGATAA
- a CDS encoding dienelactone hydrolase family protein: protein MKIIKNKDIIISNPETRNFLADAYYPETNEKQPLVIFVHGYKGYKDWGAWDLMAGKFAEAGFFFVKFNFSHNGTTVEDPHHFADLEAFGNNNYSKELSDLGAVIDYFINDPKVDEQKIILIGHSRGGGISIVKTFEDERINGLITLAAVDTLERFPKEKALENWKNEGVYYVLNGRTKQEMPHYYQFYENFEENVHRFDVERAMEMAKAHVVIVHGTNDESVDVKNAEHLHILNPNSELFLAENANHTFGSKEPWTENGLPADLNIVTEKCIEFIKEKM, encoded by the coding sequence ATGAAAATAATTAAAAATAAAGATATCATCATCTCAAACCCTGAAACCAGAAATTTTCTGGCTGATGCCTATTATCCCGAAACTAATGAAAAACAGCCGTTAGTGATCTTTGTTCACGGCTACAAAGGGTATAAAGACTGGGGGGCATGGGATTTAATGGCTGGGAAATTTGCTGAAGCAGGATTTTTCTTTGTCAAGTTTAATTTTTCCCACAACGGAACAACGGTAGAAGACCCTCATCACTTTGCAGATCTGGAAGCTTTCGGGAATAATAATTATTCTAAAGAACTTTCTGATCTGGGAGCTGTTATTGATTATTTTATTAATGATCCGAAAGTAGATGAGCAGAAAATAATTTTAATAGGCCACAGCAGGGGCGGCGGGATTTCTATTGTCAAAACTTTTGAGGATGAAAGAATTAACGGATTGATTACGCTGGCTGCTGTAGATACTTTAGAACGTTTTCCAAAAGAAAAGGCGCTTGAAAATTGGAAAAACGAAGGGGTATATTATGTCTTGAATGGCAGAACAAAGCAGGAAATGCCGCATTATTATCAGTTCTATGAAAATTTTGAAGAAAACGTGCACCGTTTTGATGTTGAAAGAGCAATGGAGATGGCAAAAGCCCATGTGGTGATCGTTCATGGAACGAATGATGAAAGTGTTGATGTGAAAAATGCAGAACATCTTCATATTTTGAATCCAAATTCTGAATTGTTTTTAGCGGAAAATGCCAACCATACATTTGGTTCAAAAGAGCCGTGGACGGAAAATGGCTTACCAGCAGATCTGAATATTGTGACTGAAAAATGCATTGAGTTTATAAAAGAAAAAATGTAA
- a CDS encoding flavin reductase family protein encodes MKTVIPSEISPVQLQTIMQTAVSPRPIALASTVDKNGVINLSPFSFFNMFSTVPPILIFSPSRRVRDNTTKHTLENVLEVPEVVIGTVNFPIVQQISLASTEYEDGVNEFIKSGLTMKEADLVQPKLIEECPVNFECKVLEIKSLGDQGGAGNLVICEVQKIHIREEYLNEEGNLDQKKLDMVARLGGNWYSRNNENNLFEVPKPLVTKGIGFDLLPDAVKYSKVFTGNDLGMLANVEVLPSENCHADEDIHKKAQQLLLNNNIEEAWKILTL; translated from the coding sequence ATGAAAACAGTTATTCCATCCGAAATATCCCCGGTACAGCTTCAGACTATTATGCAGACTGCAGTTTCACCGAGACCCATTGCGTTAGCTTCTACTGTAGATAAAAATGGTGTTATCAATTTATCACCATTCAGCTTTTTCAATATGTTCAGTACAGTGCCGCCGATCCTTATTTTTTCGCCATCGAGAAGAGTGCGTGATAATACGACAAAGCATACGTTAGAAAATGTACTAGAAGTTCCTGAAGTGGTTATTGGGACCGTTAATTTTCCTATTGTACAGCAGATATCTTTAGCATCTACAGAATATGAAGACGGTGTTAATGAATTTATCAAGTCTGGATTAACAATGAAAGAGGCAGATCTGGTACAGCCAAAACTTATTGAAGAATGCCCTGTTAATTTTGAATGCAAAGTTTTAGAAATAAAATCTTTAGGAGATCAGGGAGGCGCAGGAAATCTGGTTATCTGCGAAGTACAGAAAATCCACATCCGGGAAGAATATTTGAATGAAGAAGGTAATTTAGATCAGAAAAAACTGGATATGGTAGCCCGCTTAGGAGGAAACTGGTATTCCAGAAACAATGAAAACAATCTTTTTGAAGTTCCAAAACCACTGGTAACAAAAGGAATAGGCTTTGACCTTCTGCCGGATGCTGTAAAATACAGCAAAGTATTTACCGGAAATGATCTGGGTATGCTTGCCAACGTAGAAGTCTTACCCTCAGAGAACTGTCATGCAGATGAAGATATCCATAAGAAAGCCCAACAGCTTCTATTAAATAATAATATTGAAGAAGCCTGGAAAATACTAACACTTTAA
- a CDS encoding GxxExxY protein — MFGGRTKMKRYNFKSELKIPVIYKGKELQCNFFCDFLVEDLIVVELKSISELNNIHRAQILNYINLMKKTQRNFNKF, encoded by the coding sequence ATGTTTGGAGGAAGGACTAAGATGAAGAGATATAATTTTAAATCTGAGTTAAAAATTCCTGTCATTTATAAAGGTAAAGAACTCCAATGTAATTTCTTTTGTGACTTTTTAGTTGAAGATTTAATTGTTGTTGAGCTTAAGTCAATTTCTGAATTAAACAATATTCACAGAGCTCAAATTTTAAACTACATTAATTTAATGAAGAAAACCCAAAGGAATTTTAATAAATTTTAA
- the fahA gene encoding fumarylacetoacetase yields the protein MKSFVEYSSNSDFSIHNIPFGVAVFNKAFIGCCTRIGDQIVDLASLFDLGYFDDIDGLDDNIFEAYTLNEFIELGKPLNIAVRLKIQELLLEGSILSKDQKTIEDSFYDLDQVKMMMPVHIPNYTDFYSSIEHATNVGKMFRDPANALLPNWKHLPVGYHGRASSIVVSGTDIHRPKGQMKPADAEKPFFGPSKQLDFELEMAFIVNKNTEMGESISTKEAEDAIFGMVVFNDWSARDIQSWEYVPLGPFLGKNFGSSVSPWVVTLEALEPFKTTSPTQDPEVLEYLKFEGDKNYDINLEVYIQPENAEENLISESNYKFMYWNMTQQLAHHTINGCNVEVGDMYASGTISGSDPKSFGSMLELTWRGQNPIQLNNGQERKFIEDNDTVTMKAWAEKDGVRVGFGEVSGKILPSKS from the coding sequence ATGAAATCATTTGTAGAGTATTCCTCAAATTCAGACTTTTCTATACACAATATTCCATTTGGAGTAGCTGTTTTCAATAAAGCATTTATCGGATGCTGTACAAGAATCGGAGATCAGATTGTAGATCTTGCCTCTTTGTTCGATCTTGGATATTTTGATGATATTGATGGACTTGATGATAATATCTTTGAAGCCTATACATTGAATGAATTCATTGAATTAGGAAAACCGTTAAATATTGCTGTCCGCTTAAAAATTCAAGAATTATTACTGGAAGGCTCTATTTTATCAAAAGATCAGAAAACCATTGAAGATTCATTTTATGATCTTGATCAAGTGAAAATGATGATGCCTGTACATATTCCAAATTACACAGATTTTTACAGCAGCATAGAACATGCTACGAATGTTGGAAAAATGTTTCGTGATCCTGCTAATGCATTATTACCGAACTGGAAACATTTACCTGTAGGTTATCATGGAAGAGCTTCTTCAATTGTAGTTTCCGGTACAGATATTCACCGTCCAAAAGGCCAGATGAAACCTGCAGACGCAGAAAAACCATTTTTCGGACCATCAAAACAATTGGATTTTGAACTGGAAATGGCTTTCATCGTCAATAAAAACACAGAAATGGGAGAAAGCATTTCTACAAAAGAAGCTGAAGACGCTATTTTTGGAATGGTTGTTTTCAACGACTGGTCAGCAAGAGACATCCAGTCTTGGGAATATGTTCCGCTAGGACCATTTTTAGGTAAAAACTTTGGTTCATCAGTTTCACCTTGGGTCGTTACACTGGAAGCATTAGAACCTTTCAAAACAACCTCTCCAACACAGGATCCTGAAGTTTTAGAGTATTTAAAATTTGAAGGAGACAAAAATTACGATATTAATTTAGAGGTTTATATCCAGCCTGAAAATGCTGAAGAAAATCTGATCTCTGAAAGCAATTATAAATTCATGTACTGGAATATGACGCAGCAATTGGCACATCACACTATAAATGGGTGTAATGTAGAAGTTGGCGACATGTATGCCAGCGGTACTATTTCTGGAAGCGATCCTAAATCTTTCGGCTCTATGCTGGAATTAACATGGAGAGGTCAAAATCCTATACAGTTGAATAACGGACAGGAAAGAAAATTCATTGAAGACAACGACACTGTTACAATGAAAGCCTGGGCTGAAAAAGACGGTGTAAGAGTAGGTTTTGGTGAAGTTTCTGGTAAAATTCTGCCTTCTAAATCATAA